Proteins from a single region of Haloterrigena alkaliphila:
- a CDS encoding amidase, with translation MSHESDLTRLSATELATRIRNGDVTATAAVEAHLDRIEAVDDEINAFVTVCSEAALEAAAEADRALEAGEPTEGGEDLGPLHGVPVALKDLGSLKEGVRHTYGSALFADNVAEETAAVVERLEAAGAIVIGKTNTPEFGHKGTTDNELVGATASPIDIDLNAGGSSGGSAAALGGRMAPIATGSDAGGSLRIPAAACGVYGFKPTFGLVPDDGRPSAFGRKTQHVTTGPMTRTVADAALMLEAMAGPHPADPSSVPVEIDYRAAVERPIEDYRIAYSPDLDVFPVADEVRAVVDDAVGAFEAAGATVDEIELDHGYSLEELQEATMATYMTSILETATIVEEAHGIDLRDHPDEVSDSLLAMIHIGEGSGPEDLARSGVVRTGFYDAVQDVLADYDALVTPTLSRGDVGLHEELSSSAWDWPLTWPFNWTGHPVASAPAGLTERGHPVGLQIVGRRFGDDDVLAVSAALERERPWEHLYE, from the coding sequence ATGTCCCACGAGTCGGACCTCACGCGACTGTCGGCGACCGAACTCGCGACACGGATCAGAAACGGCGACGTCACGGCGACCGCGGCCGTCGAGGCACACCTCGATCGAATCGAGGCCGTCGACGACGAGATCAACGCCTTCGTCACGGTCTGTAGCGAGGCGGCGCTCGAGGCCGCCGCCGAGGCCGACCGCGCGCTCGAGGCGGGCGAACCGACCGAGGGCGGCGAGGATCTCGGACCGCTCCACGGCGTCCCGGTGGCCCTGAAGGATCTCGGTAGTCTCAAAGAAGGTGTCAGGCACACATACGGCTCAGCGCTCTTCGCGGACAACGTCGCCGAGGAGACGGCGGCCGTCGTCGAGCGGTTGGAAGCGGCGGGTGCGATCGTGATCGGGAAGACGAACACGCCCGAGTTCGGCCACAAGGGGACCACCGACAACGAACTCGTCGGCGCGACGGCGTCGCCGATCGACATCGACCTCAACGCCGGCGGCTCTTCCGGGGGGTCCGCTGCGGCACTCGGCGGGAGGATGGCGCCGATCGCGACGGGCAGCGACGCGGGCGGCTCCCTGCGGATTCCCGCCGCCGCCTGCGGCGTCTACGGTTTCAAGCCGACGTTCGGACTGGTGCCCGACGACGGTCGGCCGAGCGCCTTCGGTCGGAAGACCCAGCACGTCACGACGGGGCCGATGACCCGAACGGTCGCGGACGCCGCCCTCATGCTCGAGGCGATGGCCGGCCCGCATCCGGCCGATCCCTCGAGCGTCCCCGTCGAGATCGACTACCGGGCGGCCGTCGAGCGACCGATCGAGGACTACCGGATCGCCTACAGTCCGGACCTCGACGTCTTCCCGGTCGCGGACGAGGTGCGAGCGGTCGTCGACGACGCCGTCGGCGCGTTCGAGGCCGCGGGGGCGACCGTCGACGAGATCGAACTCGACCACGGCTACTCGCTGGAAGAACTGCAGGAGGCGACGATGGCGACGTACATGACGTCGATCCTCGAGACCGCGACGATCGTCGAGGAGGCCCACGGGATCGACCTGCGCGATCATCCCGACGAGGTCTCCGACAGCCTGCTCGCGATGATCCATATCGGCGAGGGGTCCGGCCCCGAGGACCTCGCTCGCTCCGGGGTCGTTCGGACGGGCTTCTACGACGCCGTACAGGACGTCCTCGCCGACTACGACGCTCTCGTGACGCCGACGCTCTCCCGGGGCGACGTCGGCCTGCACGAGGAGCTCTCGTCCAGCGCGTGGGACTGGCCCCTGACGTGGCCGTTCAACTGGACCGGGCATCCGGTCGCCTCGGCACCCGCAGGCCTCACGGAACGAGGACACCCGGTCGGCCTCCAGATCGTCGGCCGGCGCTTCGGCGACGACGACGTGCTCGCGGTGAGCGCGGCGCTCGAGCGCGAACGGCCGTGGGAGCACCTGTACGAATAA
- a CDS encoding aldo/keto reductase, protein MGTQDAESVAPGTCPTASGMPMLGLGTWQNDDPEQCAESVRTALETGYRHIDTAQAYDNEEAVGEGIAAADVDREEVFLATKIWISNLAREDVLETARESIDRLGVDYVDLLYVHWPAGEYDGEETLSAFSELYDEGLIENVGISNFLPEQVQEAVDICDAPILANQVELHPLLPQPDLREACENAGVEVVAYSPIARGEVFNQPEIQEVAEKHGVSEAQISLAWAREKGVTTIPKATGEDHISDNWESLTLELDREDVDKIDSIDETNREVDPDFAPWN, encoded by the coding sequence ATGGGAACGCAAGACGCCGAATCAGTGGCGCCGGGAACGTGTCCGACCGCCAGCGGCATGCCGATGCTCGGACTCGGAACGTGGCAGAACGACGACCCCGAGCAGTGCGCCGAGAGCGTCCGGACGGCCCTCGAGACGGGGTACCGACACATCGATACCGCGCAGGCCTACGACAACGAGGAAGCCGTCGGCGAGGGGATCGCCGCGGCCGACGTCGACCGCGAGGAGGTCTTCCTCGCGACCAAGATCTGGATCTCGAATCTCGCGCGCGAGGACGTCCTCGAGACGGCCCGCGAGAGCATCGATCGGCTCGGCGTCGACTACGTCGACCTGCTGTACGTCCACTGGCCGGCCGGGGAGTACGACGGCGAGGAGACCCTGTCGGCCTTTTCGGAGCTGTACGACGAGGGGCTGATCGAGAACGTCGGGATCAGCAACTTCCTCCCCGAGCAGGTTCAGGAGGCAGTCGATATCTGCGACGCGCCGATCCTGGCCAATCAGGTCGAACTCCACCCGCTGCTTCCCCAGCCCGACCTGCGCGAGGCCTGCGAGAACGCCGGCGTCGAGGTCGTCGCCTACTCGCCGATCGCCCGCGGCGAGGTGTTCAACCAGCCCGAGATTCAGGAGGTTGCCGAGAAGCACGGCGTCAGCGAGGCGCAGATCAGCCTCGCCTGGGCTCGCGAGAAGGGCGTCACCACCATCCCGAAGGCGACCGGCGAGGACCACATCAGCGACAACTGGGAGTCGCTGACCCTCGAACTCGACCGAGAAGACGTCGACAAGATCGATAGTATCGACGAGACGAACCGCGAGGTCGACCCGGACTTCGCCCCCTGGAACTGA
- a CDS encoding DUF7333 family protein, with protein MEFNELTTAVAFVAVIVVGVGGLIAAPMMTTETVLMMVAPSMIVFGAIMLGIGVLYGQYRATR; from the coding sequence ATGGAGTTCAACGAACTGACGACCGCAGTCGCATTCGTCGCCGTGATCGTCGTCGGCGTCGGCGGACTGATCGCCGCACCCATGATGACGACCGAGACCGTGCTGATGATGGTCGCCCCGTCGATGATCGTCTTCGGCGCGATCATGCTCGGGATCGGCGTCCTGTACGGGCAGTACCGCGCGACGCGGTGA
- a CDS encoding Rrf2 family transcriptional regulator encodes MTEISLTPTRRRALTALVNEFQRTDGPVRAKTVAAELGLETESFRRQMANLRDLDLVEGVRGPKGGYRPTEAAYSVLDREPIGDPETGVLARDFERIDAIVDDVRFTNVHHPELCRAQIQFQQSVQEFGEGDAVAIGISPGTELLLAGVIDAVQSTDNVLIVDVARLETPESDR; translated from the coding sequence ATGACCGAAATCTCGTTGACGCCGACCCGTCGTCGGGCGTTGACCGCACTGGTCAACGAGTTCCAGCGAACCGACGGGCCCGTCAGGGCCAAGACCGTCGCGGCCGAACTCGGCCTCGAGACCGAGAGTTTCCGCCGACAGATGGCGAACCTGCGCGACCTCGACCTGGTCGAAGGCGTCCGCGGGCCGAAGGGGGGCTACCGACCGACCGAGGCCGCCTACTCGGTCCTCGACCGGGAACCGATCGGCGACCCCGAAACGGGCGTGCTGGCCCGCGACTTCGAGCGCATCGACGCCATCGTCGACGACGTTCGGTTCACGAACGTCCACCACCCGGAGCTGTGCCGCGCACAGATCCAGTTTCAGCAGTCGGTACAGGAGTTCGGCGAGGGCGACGCGGTCGCCATCGGCATCTCGCCCGGCACGGAGCTGCTCCTCGCGGGCGTGATCGACGCCGTCCAGTCGACCGACAACGTGTTGATCGTCGACGTCGCTCGACTCGAGACGCCGGAGTCGGACCGCTGA
- a CDS encoding DUF2150 family protein: MSNPPTEFYSEERWQNWIDRIKDEDIDPEDESSARLLLNLQDDTAIAIAKIVAAYDDGELEQEEALAEINDVREIVLGEVDIEDEEKLILVDGVQTSLVCVFFAAEEFIAGGPPEEGSVGDYLGAAADAEAEDDLDAALGYAAQAGTLIIDGEKLDMAVAEDLEYGLVTEWINGLDSLQSAMSDPEVVEEDED, translated from the coding sequence ATGAGCAATCCCCCGACCGAGTTCTACTCGGAGGAACGCTGGCAGAACTGGATCGACCGCATCAAAGACGAGGATATCGATCCGGAGGACGAATCGTCGGCGCGACTCCTGCTCAACCTGCAGGACGACACGGCGATCGCCATCGCGAAGATCGTCGCCGCCTACGACGACGGGGAACTCGAGCAGGAGGAGGCGCTCGCGGAGATCAACGACGTGCGCGAGATCGTGCTCGGCGAGGTCGACATCGAGGACGAGGAGAAACTGATCCTCGTCGACGGCGTCCAGACGAGTCTCGTCTGCGTCTTCTTCGCCGCCGAGGAGTTCATCGCGGGCGGCCCGCCGGAGGAGGGCAGCGTCGGCGACTACCTCGGCGCCGCGGCCGACGCCGAGGCCGAGGATGACCTCGATGCCGCGCTGGGCTACGCCGCGCAGGCGGGAACGCTCATCATCGACGGCGAGAAACTCGACATGGCCGTCGCCGAGGACCTCGAGTACGGGCTGGTCACGGAGTGGATCAACGGACTCGATAGCCTCCAGAGCGCGATGAGCGATCCCGAAGTCGTCGAAGAGGACGAGGACTGA
- a CDS encoding TatD family hydrolase — protein sequence MIDDETPVLDDHLHLDPDNHRGIDAVRDFAHLGGTHLLVVNKPSWHLGVEAETGEDFRAVFERTIEIVEEASSELDGRAWPVLGVHPGLISRLVDDRGFAPEEARDLMQAGIDVAAEYVESGEALALKSGRPHYEVDDAVWDASNAVMRRAFEHGADLDCAVQLHAEASEDMTEVAEWAEAAGLPAHRVVKHYASGRLEGPTPSVMSEKDRLETAAERGEPFLMETDYVDDPDRPGAVLGPKTVPRRVRWLLENGRDEAVRIAHVETPERVYGIDTEGTLERA from the coding sequence ATGATCGACGACGAGACGCCGGTGCTGGACGACCACCTCCACCTGGATCCGGACAACCACCGCGGTATCGACGCCGTCCGCGACTTCGCCCACCTCGGCGGCACCCACCTCCTCGTCGTGAACAAGCCCTCGTGGCACCTCGGAGTCGAAGCCGAGACGGGCGAGGACTTCCGAGCGGTCTTCGAGCGGACCATCGAAATCGTCGAGGAGGCCTCGAGCGAACTCGACGGTCGCGCGTGGCCCGTGCTGGGCGTCCACCCGGGACTGATCTCGCGGCTCGTCGACGACCGCGGCTTCGCGCCCGAGGAGGCGCGCGACCTCATGCAGGCGGGAATCGACGTCGCCGCGGAGTACGTCGAATCGGGTGAGGCGCTGGCGCTGAAGTCGGGACGGCCCCACTACGAGGTCGACGACGCCGTCTGGGACGCCTCGAACGCGGTCATGCGCCGGGCCTTCGAGCACGGTGCGGACCTCGACTGCGCGGTACAACTGCACGCCGAGGCCAGCGAGGACATGACCGAGGTGGCGGAGTGGGCCGAGGCGGCCGGACTCCCCGCACACAGGGTAGTCAAACACTACGCGAGCGGTCGTCTCGAGGGACCGACCCCGAGCGTCATGAGCGAGAAAGACCGCCTCGAGACGGCCGCCGAGCGGGGCGAGCCGTTCCTGATGGAGACCGACTACGTCGACGATCCGGACCGTCCCGGCGCCGTACTGGGACCCAAGACGGTCCCGCGGCGGGTCCGGTGGCTGCTCGAGAACGGCCGCGACGAGGCGGTCCGCATCGCCCACGTCGAGACGCCCGAGCGCGTGTACGGAATCGACACGGAAGGGACCCTCGAGCGTGCCTAA
- a CDS encoding phosphoadenosine phosphosulfate reductase family protein, translated as MSDNFPDYVDVDYDDGDGEDPEDYPHIQDKIEKAIEVTREGLEEYENPAVMWTGGKDSTLTLYFIKEVADRFDLEVPPAVFIDHYQHFDEIHDFVDHWADEWDLEVIYARNEDVGDYVDEHGFEPGDEIEIDELSEHNQHHVENILEYEEDTFPFLLDTYVGNHLLKTVALNDALEEYDIDGVISGVRWDEQEARADETFFSPRHDPDIYPPHDRIQPILQFDEAAVWEAFWNFVVPDTVENFPEEGYVPQSDDDLPEGVEQEDVPISPKYFAGFRSLGSEVSTEKSDEDPAWLQDLEGTTERAGRAQDKEDLMERLRDLGYM; from the coding sequence ATGAGCGATAACTTCCCCGACTACGTCGACGTCGACTACGACGACGGTGACGGCGAAGATCCCGAGGACTATCCCCACATTCAGGACAAGATCGAGAAGGCCATCGAGGTCACCCGCGAGGGCTTAGAGGAGTACGAGAACCCGGCCGTGATGTGGACCGGCGGCAAGGACTCGACGCTCACGCTGTACTTCATCAAGGAGGTCGCCGACCGCTTCGATCTCGAGGTACCGCCCGCGGTCTTCATCGACCACTACCAGCACTTCGACGAGATCCACGACTTCGTCGACCACTGGGCCGACGAGTGGGACCTCGAGGTCATCTACGCGCGCAACGAGGACGTCGGCGACTACGTCGACGAGCACGGGTTCGAGCCCGGCGACGAGATCGAGATCGACGAGCTCTCCGAGCACAACCAGCACCACGTCGAGAACATCCTCGAGTACGAGGAGGACACGTTCCCGTTCCTGCTGGACACCTACGTCGGCAACCACCTGCTGAAGACGGTCGCGCTCAACGACGCGCTCGAGGAGTACGACATCGACGGCGTCATTAGCGGCGTCCGCTGGGACGAACAGGAGGCCCGCGCCGACGAGACGTTCTTCTCGCCGCGCCACGATCCCGACATCTACCCGCCCCACGACCGCATCCAGCCCATTCTGCAGTTCGACGAGGCCGCGGTCTGGGAGGCCTTCTGGAACTTCGTGGTGCCGGACACGGTCGAGAACTTCCCCGAGGAGGGCTACGTGCCCCAGTCCGACGACGACCTCCCCGAGGGCGTCGAACAGGAGGACGTCCCGATTTCGCCGAAGTACTTCGCCGGCTTCCGCTCGCTGGGCAGCGAAGTCAGCACCGAGAAGAGCGACGAGGACCCCGCGTGGCTGCAGGACCTCGAGGGAACGACCGAGCGCGCGGGCCGCGCCCAGGACAAGGAGGACCTGATGGAGCGCCTGCGCGATCTCGGCTACATGTAG
- the sucD gene encoding succinate--CoA ligase subunit alpha, which produces MSVLVDDDTRVVVQGITGGEGKFHAQQMMEYGTNVVAGAVPGKGGQEVEGVPVYDTVHEAVAEENADTSVIFVPPAFAGDAVFESLDSDLDLAVAITEGIPTQDMARVNKRLSETDTRLIGPNCPGLITPGEAKLGILPGNIFAEGNVGLVSRSGTLTYQVVDSLTNRGIGQTTAIGIGGDPIIGTDFVDALELFEDDPDTDAIVMCGEIGGEDEEEAAAFIDDYVDTPVAGFIAGRTAPPGKRMGHAGAIVSGSGTGTAESKISALNDAGVPVGDTPEEVADQIEEFLA; this is translated from the coding sequence ATGAGCGTTCTAGTCGACGACGACACGCGCGTCGTGGTACAGGGCATCACGGGCGGGGAAGGCAAGTTCCACGCCCAGCAGATGATGGAGTACGGCACCAACGTCGTGGCCGGCGCGGTCCCCGGCAAGGGCGGTCAGGAGGTCGAGGGCGTCCCCGTCTACGACACGGTCCACGAGGCCGTCGCGGAGGAGAACGCCGACACCTCGGTCATCTTCGTCCCGCCGGCCTTCGCCGGCGACGCCGTCTTCGAGTCGCTCGATTCGGATCTCGATCTGGCGGTCGCCATCACGGAGGGCATCCCGACCCAGGACATGGCCCGGGTCAACAAGCGACTCTCCGAGACCGACACGCGACTCATCGGTCCGAACTGTCCGGGCCTCATCACGCCCGGCGAAGCCAAACTCGGCATCCTTCCCGGAAACATCTTCGCGGAGGGCAACGTCGGGCTGGTCTCGCGCTCGGGGACCCTGACCTACCAGGTCGTCGACAGCCTGACGAACCGCGGTATCGGGCAGACGACCGCCATCGGTATCGGCGGCGACCCGATCATCGGCACCGACTTCGTCGACGCCCTCGAGCTGTTCGAGGACGATCCCGACACCGACGCCATCGTCATGTGCGGCGAGATCGGCGGCGAAGACGAGGAGGAAGCGGCCGCGTTCATCGACGACTACGTCGACACGCCGGTCGCCGGCTTCATCGCCGGCCGCACCGCACCGCCGGGCAAGCGCATGGGCCACGCCGGCGCCATCGTCTCCGGCTCCGGTACCGGTACCGCCGAGAGCAAGATCAGCGCCCTCAACGACGCGGGCGTCCCCGTCGGCGACACGCCCGAGGAGGTCGCCGACCAGATCGAAGAGTTCCTCGCGTAG
- a CDS encoding haloalkane dehalogenase produces the protein MVVTVPEERFEDVPNFDYEPQYVDVGELRMAYVETGGGTDDDDADETFLCLHGEPTWSFLYRKMMPTLAERGRVVVPDLIGCGRSDRYEDRDEYSVEMHYDALKTFVEELDLTNITLVCQDWGGVLGLPLAIHEPERFARIVPMNTGVPDGTQEMSDRWHEFSEMIATAEDLDIGRLVRNGCYRDLSEEEVDAYRAPFPDERYMAAARTFPGLVPTSPDDPGADLMSETQDLLGEWEKPAFVLFGREDPITSHDRDPLRHHIPTATEQPDIWIDDAAHFLQEDAGEEIAEHIVEFVDRT, from the coding sequence ATGGTGGTCACCGTACCCGAGGAGCGATTCGAGGACGTCCCGAATTTCGACTACGAACCGCAGTACGTCGACGTCGGCGAGTTGCGAATGGCGTACGTGGAAACCGGCGGCGGTACAGACGATGACGATGCCGATGAGACGTTCCTCTGCCTCCACGGGGAGCCGACGTGGTCGTTCCTCTACCGCAAAATGATGCCCACGCTGGCCGAGCGCGGTCGCGTCGTCGTCCCCGACCTGATCGGCTGCGGACGCTCGGACCGGTACGAGGACCGTGACGAGTATTCCGTGGAAATGCACTACGACGCGCTCAAGACGTTCGTCGAGGAACTCGACCTGACGAACATCACGCTCGTCTGCCAGGACTGGGGCGGCGTTCTCGGCCTCCCGCTCGCGATCCACGAGCCCGAACGGTTCGCGCGCATCGTCCCGATGAACACCGGCGTCCCCGACGGGACGCAGGAGATGAGCGACCGGTGGCACGAGTTCTCCGAGATGATCGCGACCGCCGAGGATCTCGACATCGGGAGGCTCGTCCGGAACGGCTGCTACCGCGACCTCTCGGAGGAAGAGGTCGACGCCTACCGCGCGCCGTTCCCCGACGAGCGATACATGGCCGCCGCGCGGACGTTCCCCGGTCTCGTCCCGACGTCGCCCGACGACCCCGGGGCGGACCTGATGTCCGAGACGCAGGACCTCCTCGGCGAGTGGGAGAAACCCGCGTTCGTACTGTTCGGGAGGGAGGATCCGATCACCTCCCACGACCGCGATCCGCTTCGACACCACATCCCGACCGCGACCGAGCAACCGGACATCTGGATCGACGACGCGGCCCACTTCCTGCAGGAGGACGCTGGCGAGGAGATCGCCGAGCACATCGTCGAGTTCGTCGACCGAACCTGA
- a CDS encoding UbiA family prenyltransferase, translating into MSNSIATQRTRRWLSSLESALRVLVHSNLFISLATTSVVVTTVLLADLPVEPIPLFIVFAATLFVYTVNRFTDLEEDEANVPKRASFTRRYGWLLLVLGVALYVAAIAVAVALGLPGAIYLFLPLVVALLYSVGGVKEVFLVKNCFVGVAWGLLPLGAGYYYGQPWRLEILAMAGYVTAMITVAAVIFDVKDIEGDLEEGIPTVPNRLGPAATRRYSQAANAFIAAAVVAVVAATDLSSAFLALLAMNAYVAGYIPFATPDRGPLFYGFVVDGEHVFLAAVVVALEWLVW; encoded by the coding sequence GTGAGTAACTCGATCGCAACACAGCGGACCCGACGGTGGCTCTCGTCGCTGGAGTCCGCCCTTCGCGTGCTCGTCCACAGCAACCTCTTCATCTCGCTGGCCACGACGAGCGTGGTCGTCACGACGGTCCTCCTCGCGGACCTTCCGGTCGAGCCCATTCCACTGTTCATCGTCTTCGCGGCGACGCTGTTCGTCTACACGGTCAACCGCTTCACCGACCTCGAGGAGGACGAGGCGAACGTCCCGAAGCGGGCGTCGTTCACCAGACGCTACGGCTGGCTCCTGCTGGTCCTCGGCGTCGCGCTGTACGTCGCCGCCATCGCCGTCGCGGTCGCGCTGGGGCTCCCGGGGGCGATCTACCTCTTCCTGCCGCTGGTCGTCGCACTCCTGTACTCGGTGGGCGGAGTCAAGGAGGTCTTCCTCGTGAAGAACTGCTTCGTCGGGGTCGCCTGGGGACTGCTCCCGCTCGGCGCGGGCTACTACTACGGGCAACCGTGGCGCCTCGAGATCCTCGCGATGGCCGGCTACGTGACGGCGATGATCACCGTCGCGGCCGTGATCTTCGACGTCAAGGACATCGAGGGCGACCTCGAGGAGGGGATCCCGACCGTCCCCAACCGTCTAGGGCCGGCCGCCACCAGGCGTTACTCGCAGGCCGCGAACGCGTTCATCGCCGCGGCCGTGGTCGCCGTCGTCGCCGCCACCGACCTCTCGAGCGCGTTCCTCGCGCTGCTGGCGATGAACGCCTACGTCGCGGGCTACATCCCCTTCGCGACCCCCGACCGCGGGCCGCTGTTCTACGGCTTCGTCGTCGACGGCGAGCACGTCTTTCTGGCGGCCGTCGTCGTCGCCCTCGAGTGGCTGGTCTGGTAA
- a CDS encoding NYN domain-containing protein has product MFDRVRARLVRLVGPDPETEPTVGLFVDGPNVFRDEFDVDLNDLRDAARELGRVGVIRLYLDEHATPGLIQAAEARGFEVIVTSGDVDVKLAVDATALAGDGTIDRLAVASRDTDFKPVLEYAGTVGVETIAIAPGSHGRSDALQNAADEAITLGS; this is encoded by the coding sequence ATGTTCGACCGCGTTCGCGCTCGTCTCGTCCGCCTCGTCGGTCCGGACCCCGAGACGGAGCCGACGGTGGGGCTGTTCGTCGACGGGCCGAACGTCTTCCGCGACGAGTTCGACGTCGACCTGAACGATCTCCGGGACGCCGCGCGCGAGCTGGGCCGGGTCGGCGTCATCCGGCTCTACCTCGACGAACACGCCACCCCCGGGCTCATTCAGGCCGCCGAGGCACGCGGCTTCGAGGTGATCGTCACCAGCGGCGACGTCGACGTCAAACTCGCCGTCGACGCGACCGCGTTAGCCGGCGACGGGACCATCGACCGACTGGCCGTCGCCTCCCGAGATACCGACTTCAAGCCCGTCCTCGAGTACGCGGGCACCGTCGGCGTCGAGACGATCGCGATCGCCCCCGGCTCCCACGGTCGCTCGGACGCGCTCCAGAACGCGGCCGACGAGGCGATCACGCTGGGCTCCTGA
- the sucC gene encoding ADP-forming succinate--CoA ligase subunit beta: MKLHEYQAKQVFADAGIPTPASQLASDVDGAVAAAEEIGYPVAIKAQVQVGGRGKAGGIKLVDSEDEAREAADEILGMDLKGYHVDRVLVEEAVDFTNELYVGITMDRGEGKPVAMVSTKGGVNIEEVAEEDPDAIAREHIDPSFGMHAYQARKAVYDAGVDQSVARDVSSVLTTLYQLWDDRDGADAEINPLMVTSDDEVIAADAVMNIDEDALFRQPELAEMEEEAAGGDELEQKADEYDFDYVRLEGNVGIIGNGAGLVMTTLDLVDHYGGEPANFLDVGGGAKAERIANALDMVFSDDNVDSVVFNIFGGITRGDEVAKGINEALEQFDEIPKPVVVRLAGTNWEEGMEILNEDLVTVEQTLEDAVQRAVEYAAEVNE, translated from the coding sequence ATGAAACTGCACGAGTACCAGGCGAAGCAAGTCTTCGCCGACGCCGGCATCCCGACGCCGGCGTCTCAACTCGCCTCCGACGTCGACGGCGCGGTCGCCGCGGCCGAGGAGATCGGGTATCCAGTCGCGATCAAAGCGCAGGTACAGGTCGGCGGCCGCGGGAAGGCCGGCGGGATCAAACTCGTCGACAGCGAGGACGAAGCGCGCGAGGCGGCCGACGAGATTCTGGGGATGGATCTCAAGGGCTACCACGTCGATCGCGTGCTCGTCGAGGAAGCGGTCGACTTCACCAACGAGCTCTACGTGGGGATCACGATGGACCGCGGCGAGGGGAAACCCGTCGCGATGGTCTCGACCAAGGGCGGCGTCAACATCGAGGAGGTCGCCGAGGAGGACCCCGACGCCATCGCGCGCGAGCACATCGACCCCTCCTTCGGGATGCACGCCTACCAGGCCCGGAAGGCCGTCTACGACGCGGGCGTCGACCAGTCGGTCGCCCGCGACGTCTCGAGCGTTCTCACCACGCTCTATCAGCTCTGGGACGACCGAGACGGCGCCGACGCCGAGATCAACCCGCTGATGGTCACCAGCGACGACGAGGTCATCGCGGCCGACGCCGTGATGAACATCGACGAGGACGCGCTGTTCCGCCAGCCCGAACTGGCCGAGATGGAAGAAGAGGCCGCGGGCGGCGACGAACTCGAGCAGAAGGCCGACGAGTACGACTTCGACTACGTCCGCCTCGAGGGCAACGTCGGTATCATCGGTAACGGGGCGGGCCTCGTCATGACGACGCTGGACCTCGTCGACCACTACGGCGGCGAACCCGCGAACTTCCTGGACGTCGGCGGCGGCGCGAAAGCCGAGCGCATCGCGAACGCGCTCGACATGGTGTTCTCCGACGACAACGTCGATTCGGTCGTCTTCAACATCTTCGGCGGCATCACCCGCGGCGACGAGGTCGCCAAGGGGATCAACGAGGCGCTCGAGCAGTTCGACGAGATTCCCAAGCCGGTCGTCGTCCGACTGGCCGGGACCAACTGGGAGGAAGGCATGGAGATTCTCAACGAGGACCTCGTGACGGTCGAACAGACCCTCGAGGACGCGGTCCAGCGTGCCGTCGAGTACGCTGCGGAGGTGAACGAATAA